One Candidatus Eisenbacteria bacterium genomic region harbors:
- a CDS encoding dTMP kinase, which yields MITLEGVEGSGKTTQGRILLRRLRRLGLSVLWTREPGGVPISERIRRVLLDRRHREMGANTEMLLYLAARAQNVEQRIKPALLQGQVVVCDRFSDATFAYQGGGRGIPRGVVGAFNRFATGRLKPDLTLFFDLPPEEGFRRLGRRPRRRLDRLEVERAAFYRRVRRAYADLAEREPARVKRIPATGTPEQVRERVLETVETFLRRRGFLRPQTARSS from the coding sequence CTGATCACCCTGGAAGGGGTGGAGGGCTCCGGTAAGACCACCCAGGGCCGCATCCTGCTCCGCCGGTTGCGCCGCCTGGGGCTCTCCGTCCTGTGGACGCGGGAGCCCGGCGGCGTGCCCATTTCCGAGCGCATCCGCCGCGTGCTGCTGGACCGCCGCCACCGCGAGATGGGTGCGAACACCGAGATGCTGCTGTACCTGGCCGCGCGGGCGCAGAACGTGGAGCAGCGGATCAAGCCCGCGCTGCTGCAGGGCCAGGTGGTGGTGTGCGACCGGTTCTCGGACGCCACCTTCGCCTACCAGGGCGGCGGGCGCGGCATCCCCCGGGGCGTGGTGGGGGCGTTCAACCGCTTCGCCACCGGCCGACTGAAGCCCGACCTGACGCTGTTCTTCGACCTCCCCCCCGAGGAGGGCTTCCGGCGCCTCGGCCGGCGGCCCCGCCGGCGCCTGGACCGCCTGGAGGTGGAGCGGGCGGCCTTCTACCGGCGGGTGCGGCGCGCCTACGCCGACCTGGCCGAGCGCGAGCCCGCCCGGGTGAAGCGCATCCCGGCCACCGGCACCCCCGAGCAGGTCCGCGAGCGGGTGCTGGAGACCGTCGAGACCTTCCTGCGCCGGCGCGGATTTTTGCGCCCGCAGACCGCCCGCTCATCGTAG